The Thermoanaerobacterium thermosaccharolyticum DSM 571 region GTCCAAGCTATTTCTGACCACATCCGCAAGCCTGTCGTATTCCCTTTCTTTGAATTTCCTGTAGTCCTCAATATAGTTTATCTCAGATAATCCCTTTGATCTCCTTACTGCATTTATAAATCCTTTTACAAAGTCGCTGTTTTCAAAGATTCCATGGATATACGTTCCAAATACCTTTCCATCGCTGCTGACGCTGCCATCATTCAAATAAGCACTTTTACCATTTCTTAATACAATGCGTGAGAAACTCTTCTCACCTGCATCAGTCAATCCCATGTGTATCTCATATCCATTTACAGCTAGGCCCTTTATAGGAGCCAGTAAATCCGGCAAATCACCAGAAATTTGAGCCTCCACTTGCGTCGTAACCTTTTTCTCTGAAATGACAGTTTCTATGTCTAATAATCCCAGCCCATCTATCTCACTAATAGGTCCTTCAATCAAATGTGGGTCGTATATTTTTTTGCCCATCATCTGGTATCCTCCACATATGCCGACTATGAATTTGCCACATCTCCTTAAGTTTAGTATTTCTTCTGAAATTCCGCTGCTTTTTAATGCATTAAGGTCACCTATCGTATTTTTTGAGCCAGGTATTATCAGTACATCACAATCTCCTATTCTCTCTCCTTTATTGACATACCTAAGGTTTACGTCAGGCAGCTTTTTTAGAGGTTCAAAATCCGTAAAATTGGATATGTGAGGCAAATTTATAACCGCAATGTCTATTAATCCACCGACACCTTTTTTGTAATACACATCTGTAGCTCCATCTTCCTCATCAACATAAACATCTGTATAAGGAACAACACCGATGACATCTTTATCAATTATGTCTTCCAGCATCTTTATTCCCGGTTTTAATATTTCTAAGTCACCTCTAAATTTGTTTATTATGACGCCCTTTACCCTATCCCTTTCACCATCATTTAAAAGCAATAATGTACCTGCAATAGAGGCAAATACACCACCTTTGTCTATATCGCCTACGATAAGAACCGGTGAATTGACTAATTCAGCTAACCCCATATTGACAATATCCTTATCGCGAAGGTTAATCTCCGCAGGGCTTCCGGCTCCTTCTATGACGATTATGTCATATGATTCACTTAGTCTGTCAAAATCCTCTTTTATCATATTTAAAAGTTTGGGCTTAAATTTTTGATACTCAGAGGCATCCATGCTGTCATAAACTCTGCCTCTTAATATAACTTGGCAGTTTTTATCTGAGCTTGGCTTTAACAAAACTGGATTCATCAATACAGACGGTTTTATGCCTGCTGCCTCAGCTTGTACAACTTGTGCTCTCCCCATCTCAAGCCCCTCATCTGTGATAAAGGAATTAAGAGCCATGTTTTGCGACTTAAATGGCGCAACCGAATATCCGTCCTGTTTAAATATCCTGCAAAGTGCAGCAGTCAATAAACTTTTCCCAACGGATGAAGCTGTGCCTTGCAGCATTATCTTAAGTGACATACTTATACATCTCCTGCAGCATAATTTTTGCACTTACCAATAAACCTATTAACAGCATTGGGATATGAAAACAAATTAACATGGACGTATGTTGCTAAACAATTTTTGTATACATATCCACATAACCAATTTTCTTTAGAATTGGGCTTATGAACATCATACGCAAAATTATTAAACTCCCCTGAAACTTTCGAATTATGAAAGACGTGACCCATCGCTACATCCCCTTTTTTAAATAAAACATTATCTTGCAATACATCTGCTTCAACATATCCAAAATTAATTAATCTTTTCGTCATGATTGCATCTAAATCAAATACTCCTATCATTTTGTGCTCATTCCCGTCTAAATCTATTATCCTTTTTGTGAGATACATAAGTCCACCGCATTCGGCGTATACAGGCATTCCAATATCAATATTGTGTTTTAATAAAGATAACATGCGGACATTTTGACTAAGTTTATCTGCAAATACCTCTGGAAAACCGCCACCTATGTAAATCCCTGATATATCTTTTGGAAGAGCTTCATCGTGTAAAGGACTAAAAGGCAGCAATTCCGCTCCTGCTTCTTTTAGTGCATCAAAGCTATCTTGATAATAAAAATTAAATGCTTCATCGTATGCAATAGCAATCTTGACAGTTTCTCTTGTCTTTGCTGTCACTTTTTCTTCAATTAGATCATCTTTTTTGAAATTCACATCGCATACATCGAGAATGCCCTCTACGTCTATAAATTCTCCTATGCTATCGTACAAAATGCTAAAATTGTGATTTTCCTTTATCTCAAATATAGGCATAAGTCCAAGATGCCTTTCAGGCAAACTAATCCTATCATCATGCGGAAGATAGCCAAATGCCTTTATGCCTAAATCTCTTTCGATACATTCTTTTAAAAGCTTGTAGTGCTTTTCACCGCCAACTCTGTTGAAAATTACGCCTGCAATCTTTACATCTCTATC contains the following coding sequences:
- a CDS encoding cobyric acid synthase — translated: MSLKIMLQGTASSVGKSLLTAALCRIFKQDGYSVAPFKSQNMALNSFITDEGLEMGRAQVVQAEAAGIKPSVLMNPVLLKPSSDKNCQVILRGRVYDSMDASEYQKFKPKLLNMIKEDFDRLSESYDIIVIEGAGSPAEINLRDKDIVNMGLAELVNSPVLIVGDIDKGGVFASIAGTLLLLNDGERDRVKGVIINKFRGDLEILKPGIKMLEDIIDKDVIGVVPYTDVYVDEEDGATDVYYKKGVGGLIDIAVINLPHISNFTDFEPLKKLPDVNLRYVNKGERIGDCDVLIIPGSKNTIGDLNALKSSGISEEILNLRRCGKFIVGICGGYQMMGKKIYDPHLIEGPISEIDGLGLLDIETVISEKKVTTQVEAQISGDLPDLLAPIKGLAVNGYEIHMGLTDAGEKSFSRIVLRNGKSAYLNDGSVSSDGKVFGTYIHGIFENSDFVKGFINAVRRSKGLSEINYIEDYRKFKEREYDRLADVVRNSLDIGRIYEIMKGCK
- a CDS encoding cobyrinate a,c-diamide synthase, which produces MCKAFMIAGTHSGVGKTTITIGIIGYLSKKQKVIPFKIGPDYIDAAYHRFASGNSAYNLDVYMLGDDYVKKSFLKHALSGDVALVEGVMGMYDGINNTSYGSSAHVAKLLNLPVVLVVDASGMAASVSALIKGYIEYDRDVKIAGVIFNRVGGEKHYKLLKECIERDLGIKAFGYLPHDDRISLPERHLGLMPIFEIKENHNFSILYDSIGEFIDVEGILDVCDVNFKKDDLIEEKVTAKTRETVKIAIAYDEAFNFYYQDSFDALKEAGAELLPFSPLHDEALPKDISGIYIGGGFPEVFADKLSQNVRMLSLLKHNIDIGMPVYAECGGLMYLTKRIIDLDGNEHKMIGVFDLDAIMTKRLINFGYVEADVLQDNVLFKKGDVAMGHVFHNSKVSGEFNNFAYDVHKPNSKENWLCGYVYKNCLATYVHVNLFSYPNAVNRFIGKCKNYAAGDV